One region of Flavobacterium sp. KACC 22763 genomic DNA includes:
- a CDS encoding methylated-DNA--[protein]-cysteine S-methyltransferase, which produces METVFINSPLGITKIIGDENGIAVISVSDVGTNEVSKEIPEVLQDAVLQLNEYFEGKRTDFDLTLNPQGTEFQQKVWKSLLEIPYGKTVSYMDQTKKLGDVKAIRAVASANGKNPLWIVVPCHRVIGTNGSLTGYAGGLSRKKWLLEHESPSLQQSLF; this is translated from the coding sequence ATGGAAACAGTTTTCATCAATTCGCCTTTAGGAATCACCAAAATCATTGGAGACGAAAATGGTATTGCCGTAATTTCTGTTTCTGATGTTGGCACGAATGAAGTTTCTAAGGAAATTCCAGAAGTTTTGCAAGATGCCGTTTTGCAACTAAACGAATATTTTGAAGGCAAAAGAACCGATTTTGACTTAACACTGAATCCACAAGGAACCGAATTTCAGCAGAAAGTCTGGAAATCACTTCTGGAAATTCCGTACGGAAAAACGGTAAGCTACATGGATCAGACCAAAAAACTCGGAGATGTAAAAGCAATTCGTGCTGTAGCCTCAGCAAATGGCAAAAATCCGCTTTGGATTGTAGTTCCTTGTCATCGCGTTATTGGCACAAACGGATCTTTGACCGGTTACGCTGGCGGATTATCACGCAAAAAATGGCTTTTAGAACATGAAAGTCCGTCTTTACAGCAAAGTTTGTTTTAG
- a CDS encoding 3'-5' exonuclease codes for MIEKINLNNILFLDIETVPEEENFNSLDAEMQSLWDLKTQYQRKDEFSPEEFYERAGIWAEFGKIICISVGFFTIKGDVRNFRVTSFFGEEKKILKDFSNLVNNHFNQPQHLMCGHNSKEFDIPFIARRMIINQMPIPDKLNLFGKKPWEIPHLDTLELWKFGDYKHYTSLKLLTKILGVPSPKGDIDGSQVAHVYYVEKDIDRIITYCEKDTIAVAQIFLRLRREDLLIEDEIIHV; via the coding sequence ATGATTGAAAAAATTAATCTCAACAATATTCTCTTTCTAGATATTGAAACCGTTCCCGAAGAAGAAAACTTCAATTCGCTTGACGCGGAAATGCAATCGCTTTGGGATTTGAAAACACAATACCAGCGAAAAGACGAGTTTTCTCCAGAAGAATTTTACGAACGAGCAGGAATTTGGGCCGAATTCGGAAAGATAATCTGCATTTCGGTTGGTTTTTTTACCATCAAAGGCGATGTGCGCAATTTTAGAGTGACTTCATTTTTTGGTGAAGAAAAGAAAATTCTAAAAGACTTTTCTAATCTAGTCAACAATCATTTTAATCAACCTCAACATTTGATGTGCGGACATAATTCAAAAGAATTTGACATTCCGTTCATTGCCCGAAGAATGATCATCAATCAGATGCCAATTCCAGACAAACTGAATTTATTTGGTAAAAAACCTTGGGAAATTCCGCATTTAGATACTTTAGAATTATGGAAGTTTGGCGATTATAAACATTATACATCTTTAAAATTGCTAACCAAGATTCTCGGCGTTCCATCGCCAAAAGGCGATATTGACGGAAGCCAGGTAGCTCATGTCTATTATGTCGAAAAAGATATTGACCGAATCATTACCTATTGCGAAAAAGATACAATTGCTGTAGCTCAGATTTTCTTGCGTTTACGTCGGGAAGATTTATTGATTGAAGATGAGATTATTCATGTATAA
- a CDS encoding winged helix DNA-binding domain-containing protein: MIHSEISHHRMASQKLYQENQCSPEEIVHHFGAMQAQDYAMAKWAIGSRCNSSEKEIEEAVNSGKIIRTHILRPTWHFVSSDDIYWMLDLSAPQVKRFTASAAKKFDYDEKKLNQTNAAIEKLLAGNNHLTRDEIMQELGIKKTSSEDFLSAAIMMNAELDGLVCNGRMKGKQITYALLEERVQKPKAKMSKEESLAKLALRYFESHGPATLLDFSWWSGFAPTICQKAINAIELQLSSITIDNQTYLFSKNRSIEDNFPESVHFLPAFDEILISYKTREVSFTGNHQSKTFTNNGIFKPVILENGKVIGIWKRTIKKDHVKIETEFFNETARSKKEILFEGIKAFETYLETKVVIE; the protein is encoded by the coding sequence ATGATTCATTCCGAGATTTCACATCATCGTATGGCTTCTCAGAAGCTTTATCAGGAAAATCAATGTTCTCCTGAGGAAATCGTACATCATTTTGGTGCTATGCAAGCTCAAGATTATGCCATGGCAAAATGGGCAATTGGTTCTCGCTGCAATTCTTCTGAAAAAGAAATTGAAGAAGCTGTTAATTCGGGAAAAATCATCCGAACTCATATTCTTCGTCCAACTTGGCACTTCGTATCTTCTGATGATATTTATTGGATGCTTGATCTTTCGGCTCCACAAGTGAAACGCTTTACTGCTTCTGCTGCGAAAAAATTTGATTATGATGAGAAAAAGTTAAATCAAACCAATGCGGCCATCGAGAAATTATTGGCTGGAAATAATCATTTGACTCGGGACGAAATCATGCAAGAACTTGGCATAAAGAAAACTTCAAGTGAAGACTTTTTGAGCGCTGCCATTATGATGAATGCAGAACTGGATGGTTTAGTTTGTAATGGAAGAATGAAAGGCAAACAAATCACTTATGCTTTACTCGAAGAAAGGGTTCAAAAGCCAAAAGCCAAAATGAGTAAAGAAGAAAGTTTAGCCAAACTCGCTCTGCGTTATTTTGAAAGTCACGGCCCAGCAACTTTACTGGATTTTTCGTGGTGGTCTGGTTTTGCGCCAACAATTTGCCAGAAAGCAATTAACGCAATTGAGTTGCAATTGAGCTCAATTACCATTGATAATCAGACTTATTTGTTCTCTAAAAACCGTTCGATCGAGGATAACTTTCCCGAAAGCGTACATTTTCTGCCAGCATTCGACGAAATTTTGATTTCATACAAAACGCGTGAAGTTTCATTTACCGGAAATCATCAATCGAAAACTTTTACCAATAATGGTATTTTTAAACCTGTCATTTTAGAAAATGGAAAAGTAATTGGAATCTGGAAACGAACCATTAAAAAAGATCATGTAAAAATTGAAACGGAGTTTTTTAATGAAACTGCCCGTTCGAAAAAAGAGATTTTGTTTGAAGGAATTAAAGCTTTTGAAACTTATTTGGAAACCAAAGTTGTGATTGAGTAA
- a CDS encoding nucleoside recognition domain-containing protein yields the protein MVLSRFWLVIFISSILFIVVSLFTANTYTIDSVLNGKKDDPVLVSEKYIEELPAFLKDSIKKAPDQTMIINRDTLNADTTYVYKNKTVKIYSGLQKSDGLLPTCKSTLVDLILPLIAYLAFFCGLMELLIVSGASGNLAKALSPVFVKVFPSIPKNHPSISYMTLNFAANFLGLDSAATPFGLKAMESLQEINPEKDKASDAQIMFMCLHASGLTLIATSIIGYRAAANASNPADVMLPCIITSFIGTIAAFLIVGIKQKINFKSASLLIGLMGLIAAIVGLLMYVNHLDLIGKNYFTSNLSGLILLAIIVFTLIFSFRHEKKFREADTTVFDTFVVGANNGVKTGVTIFPYVLGMLVAISLFRNSGLFEIISDAIGFIFSNLGVSKEITNALPVAMLRPFSSAGSRGFLIDSMNTFGADSLTARLSSIFQCSAESTFYVIAVYFGSVNIKNTRYALGTMLLVDLVCVITAIFVATWFF from the coding sequence ATGGTATTAAGCAGATTTTGGTTAGTTATTTTTATTTCTTCGATTCTTTTTATTGTAGTCAGTCTATTTACTGCCAATACTTATACCATTGATTCTGTTTTAAATGGAAAAAAAGACGATCCTGTTTTAGTTTCTGAAAAATACATCGAGGAGCTTCCCGCCTTCTTAAAAGACAGCATAAAAAAAGCGCCAGATCAGACCATGATCATCAATCGTGATACGCTAAATGCTGACACGACTTATGTTTACAAAAACAAAACTGTAAAAATTTACAGCGGACTTCAAAAATCTGATGGTTTACTGCCGACTTGTAAAAGCACTTTAGTCGATTTGATTTTGCCACTTATAGCTTATTTAGCCTTTTTCTGCGGATTAATGGAACTTTTAATCGTTTCTGGAGCTTCTGGAAACCTAGCCAAAGCTTTAAGTCCAGTGTTTGTAAAGGTATTTCCAAGCATTCCTAAAAATCACCCTTCAATATCCTACATGACCTTAAACTTTGCTGCCAATTTCTTGGGATTGGATTCTGCCGCAACACCATTTGGATTGAAAGCCATGGAAAGTTTACAGGAAATAAACCCTGAAAAAGATAAAGCCAGTGATGCACAAATCATGTTTATGTGTCTTCACGCTTCTGGACTAACTTTAATCGCAACTTCGATTATCGGTTATCGTGCGGCTGCAAATGCTAGCAATCCTGCCGATGTAATGCTGCCATGTATCATTACTTCTTTTATCGGAACTATTGCCGCTTTTTTAATTGTGGGAATCAAACAGAAAATCAATTTCAAAAGCGCTTCTCTTTTAATTGGTTTGATGGGATTAATTGCTGCAATTGTTGGTTTGTTGATGTATGTAAATCATTTAGATTTAATTGGAAAAAACTATTTCACTTCTAACCTTTCTGGATTAATATTATTGGCAATTATTGTATTTACGCTGATTTTTTCTTTCAGACATGAGAAAAAGTTCAGAGAAGCAGACACTACTGTTTTCGATACTTTTGTTGTTGGTGCCAATAACGGAGTTAAAACCGGAGTTACGATTTTCCCTTATGTTTTAGGAATGTTAGTTGCAATTTCTCTATTTAGAAACAGTGGTTTATTCGAAATCATTAGTGATGCCATCGGATTTATCTTTTCGAATCTTGGCGTAAGCAAAGAAATTACCAATGCACTTCCCGTTGCCATGTTGCGTCCGTTTAGTTCTGCAGGTTCAAGAGGTTTCTTAATTGATTCTATGAATACTTTTGGAGCAGATTCTTTGACTGCTAGATTGAGCAGTATTTTCCAATGCAGTGCCGAAAGCACATTTTATGTTATTGCAGTTTATTTTGGTTCTGTAAACATTAAAAATACTCGTTATGCGCTAGGCACGATGCTTTTGGTTGATTTAGTCTGCGTTATTACTGCTATTTTTGTGGCAACTTGGTTTTTCTAA
- a CDS encoding fumarate hydratase, producing MIDFIYQDPYPILKDDTQYRKITSDFVKVEKFGEREVLTVDPKGLELLAEEALTDVSFMLRTSHLQKLRKILDDPEATDNDRFVAYNLLQNASVAAEGQLPSCQDTGTAIVMAKKGESIFTGVDDAEWLSRGIFNTYQKRNLRYSQIVPISMFEEKNSGSNLPAQIDIYAKKGISYDFLFMAKGGGSANKTYLYQQTKSLLNEKSLDEFIRTKIKDLGTSACPPYHLALVIGGTSAEANLSAVKKASAGYYDHLPTSGNMAGQAFRDHEWEERVQKICQESAIGAQFGGKYFTHDVRVIRLPRHAASCPVGLGVSCSADRNIKGKITKDGIFVEQLEVNPKQFLPETAPHLEAPVEIDLDQPMADILAKLSQYPVKTRLKLNGTVIVARDIAHAKIKELLDAGKPMPDYFKNHPVYYAGPAKTPDGMASGSFGPTTAGRMDVYVDEFQKNGGSMIMLAKGNRTKQVTDACNKYGGFYLGSIGGPAAILAQDNILKVEVVDFEELGMEAVRKITVKDFPAFIITDDKGNDFFANL from the coding sequence ATGATTGATTTTATATACCAAGATCCTTATCCGATCTTAAAGGATGATACGCAGTACCGCAAAATCACTTCTGATTTTGTAAAAGTTGAAAAATTTGGAGAACGTGAAGTTTTAACCGTTGATCCAAAAGGTTTGGAGTTATTGGCTGAAGAAGCTTTGACTGATGTTTCGTTTATGCTGAGAACTTCTCATTTGCAAAAATTGAGAAAAATTCTAGACGATCCAGAAGCAACAGACAATGACCGATTTGTAGCTTACAATTTGCTTCAAAACGCATCTGTAGCTGCCGAAGGTCAGTTACCAAGCTGTCAAGATACGGGAACTGCAATTGTAATGGCCAAAAAAGGAGAAAGCATTTTTACTGGTGTTGACGATGCAGAATGGTTAAGCCGTGGTATTTTCAATACTTACCAGAAAAGAAATTTACGTTATTCTCAGATTGTTCCGATTTCGATGTTTGAAGAAAAGAATTCAGGATCGAATCTTCCGGCTCAGATTGATATTTATGCTAAAAAAGGAATTTCTTATGACTTTTTGTTTATGGCAAAAGGTGGAGGATCTGCAAACAAAACTTATTTATACCAACAGACAAAATCTTTATTAAATGAGAAATCGCTTGACGAATTCATTCGCACCAAAATCAAAGATTTAGGAACTTCTGCTTGTCCTCCATACCACTTAGCTTTGGTTATTGGCGGAACTTCTGCGGAAGCCAACTTAAGCGCTGTTAAAAAAGCTTCTGCTGGATATTATGATCATCTTCCAACTTCTGGAAACATGGCTGGTCAGGCTTTCCGTGATCACGAATGGGAAGAAAGAGTTCAGAAAATCTGCCAGGAAAGTGCCATTGGAGCACAATTTGGAGGAAAATATTTCACACACGACGTGCGTGTAATCCGTTTGCCTCGTCACGCGGCTTCTTGTCCAGTTGGATTAGGAGTTTCTTGTTCTGCAGACAGAAACATTAAAGGAAAAATTACAAAAGACGGAATCTTTGTTGAGCAGTTAGAGGTAAACCCAAAACAATTTTTACCAGAAACGGCTCCACATTTAGAAGCTCCTGTAGAAATTGATTTAGATCAGCCAATGGCAGATATTTTGGCAAAACTGTCTCAATATCCAGTTAAAACTCGTTTAAAGCTAAACGGAACTGTAATTGTTGCTCGAGATATTGCTCACGCAAAAATCAAAGAATTGTTAGACGCTGGAAAACCAATGCCTGACTATTTCAAAAATCATCCAGTATATTATGCTGGTCCAGCAAAAACTCCAGACGGAATGGCTTCTGGAAGTTTCGGACCAACAACTGCTGGCCGTATGGACGTTTATGTGGATGAATTCCAGAAAAATGGCGGAAGTATGATTATGCTGGCTAAAGGAAACCGAACTAAACAAGTTACTGACGCTTGTAACAAATACGGCGGATTCTATTTAGGTTCTATTGGAGGTCCTGCTGCTATTTTGGCTCAAGATAATATCTTAAAAGTAGAAGTTGTTGACTTTGAAGAATTAGGAATGGAAGCAGTTCGTAAAATTACAGTTAAAGATTTCCCTGCATTCATTATTACTGATGATAAAGGAAATGACTTCTTTGCAAACTTGTAA
- a CDS encoding PAS domain-containing protein: MKNKNSDDSLQRNSVPILSWDFHYEYLNELKGLSDDLKRVSKISNEFIWDEKKLNIQERIKNEVVLVTDLDLKIVFASSGIKKMTGYKEEEVLGKTPKMFQGPATSKKDLKDIREAVKKQIPFAKTLENYRKNGQTYKCKIDASPIFNLKGEISHFIAFEKQDLSA; the protein is encoded by the coding sequence ATGAAAAATAAAAATTCTGATGATTCACTGCAACGAAATTCAGTTCCAATTCTATCTTGGGATTTTCATTACGAATATCTAAATGAGCTAAAAGGATTAAGTGATGACTTGAAAAGAGTAAGCAAAATTTCGAATGAATTTATCTGGGACGAAAAAAAGCTTAACATTCAGGAAAGAATCAAAAATGAAGTGGTTCTGGTGACAGATCTTGATTTGAAAATTGTTTTCGCGTCAAGCGGAATAAAAAAAATGACAGGTTACAAAGAGGAAGAAGTCTTAGGGAAAACCCCAAAAATGTTTCAAGGCCCAGCAACTTCCAAAAAAGATTTAAAAGATATAAGAGAAGCCGTAAAAAAGCAGATTCCTTTTGCAAAAACTCTTGAAAATTATCGAAAAAATGGACAGACTTATAAATGCAAAATTGATGCTTCGCCAATATTTAATCTAAAAGGCGAGATATCACATTTTATAGCTTTTGAAAAACAAGATTTAAGCGCATGA
- the dinB gene encoding DNA polymerase IV produces the protein MSETPTYRKIIHIDMDAFYASVEQMDNPELRGKPVAVGGSENRGVVSAASYEARKFGVRSALSGVLAKKYCPEIIFVRPRFDRYKEISSKIHKIFHEYTDLVEPLSLDEAYLDVTKNKKGNPSASLLAQEIRTRIFNEVGLTASAGISVNKFVAKIASDYNKPNGQKTVNPDEVEAFLEDLPIRKFYGVGKVTTEKMYQLGIFTGTDLKSKSLEFLEKHFGKSGAFYYHVVRGIHNSEVKSSRIAKSVAAEHTFDVNLSSEIFMMEQLERIAGSLEKRLKRHNVSGKTITLKIKYSDFTQQTRSKTLPYFISDKSLIMENVEELLYQEKMKDSVRLLGISLSNLNTEVKKAVVVQLKFIF, from the coding sequence ATGTCTGAAACACCAACATATCGTAAAATTATTCATATTGATATGGATGCTTTTTATGCATCGGTAGAGCAGATGGACAACCCTGAGCTAAGAGGTAAGCCAGTTGCAGTTGGCGGTTCAGAGAATCGAGGCGTGGTTTCGGCGGCAAGCTACGAAGCTAGGAAGTTTGGTGTGCGAAGTGCTCTTAGCGGAGTTTTAGCCAAAAAATACTGTCCAGAAATTATCTTCGTCAGACCAAGATTTGACCGTTACAAAGAGATTTCATCCAAAATCCATAAAATTTTTCATGAATATACCGACTTGGTTGAGCCTCTTTCGCTTGACGAAGCTTATTTGGATGTCACTAAAAACAAAAAAGGAAATCCAAGCGCAAGTCTTCTCGCTCAGGAAATTAGGACAAGAATTTTTAATGAAGTGGGACTAACGGCATCTGCAGGTATTTCAGTCAATAAATTTGTGGCCAAAATTGCTAGTGATTATAACAAGCCAAACGGGCAAAAAACGGTTAATCCTGACGAAGTAGAAGCTTTTTTGGAAGATTTGCCTATTCGTAAGTTTTATGGAGTCGGTAAAGTTACTACAGAAAAAATGTATCAGCTCGGGATTTTTACTGGAACCGATTTGAAAAGTAAGTCTTTAGAGTTTTTAGAGAAACATTTCGGAAAATCAGGAGCATTTTATTATCATGTCGTGAGAGGAATTCACAATAGTGAAGTAAAATCTTCCCGAATTGCTAAATCTGTAGCAGCAGAACACACTTTTGATGTAAATCTGTCTTCTGAAATTTTTATGATGGAACAATTGGAACGAATTGCTGGTTCGTTGGAAAAACGTTTAAAACGGCATAATGTTTCGGGGAAAACCATTACACTCAAAATTAAATACAGCGATTTTACGCAGCAGACAAGAAGTAAAACCTTGCCTTATTTTATTTCTGATAAAAGTTTGATAATGGAAAATGTTGAAGAGCTATTGTATCAGGAAAAAATGAAAGATTCTGTTAGATTGCTTGGAATTTCACTGAGTAATTTGAATACCGAAGTAAAAAAAGCAGTTGTCGTTCAGTTAAAATTTATATTTTGA
- a CDS encoding metallophosphoesterase family protein, whose product MRTFVIGDIHGGLLALEQVLARAEVTTEDTLIFLGDYVDGWSQSVEVIDYLIDLKSKQNIICIRGNHDQLALEWLENRHDDLDEETWFKHGGKATVEGYAKISEEKKKTHIEFLENLQDYYLDDQNRLFVHAGFTNLNGVKWEYFSKLFYWDRTLWETALSLDPKLKEDDIHYPKRFTVYKEVYIGHTPVTRIGETVPVNRACVWNVDTGAAFRGPLTILNVDTKEYWQSEPLNELYFNEKGRN is encoded by the coding sequence ATGCGAACATTTGTTATAGGTGACATTCATGGCGGATTACTTGCACTTGAGCAAGTATTAGCAAGAGCCGAAGTTACTACTGAAGATACTCTAATTTTTTTGGGCGATTACGTTGACGGCTGGAGTCAGTCTGTTGAAGTGATTGACTATTTGATTGATTTAAAAAGCAAACAAAATATCATCTGCATAAGAGGAAACCATGACCAGCTTGCTTTAGAGTGGCTAGAAAACAGACACGATGATCTAGATGAAGAAACATGGTTTAAACATGGCGGAAAAGCTACGGTTGAAGGCTACGCTAAAATCTCGGAAGAGAAAAAGAAAACTCATATCGAATTTCTAGAAAATCTTCAGGATTATTATCTTGACGACCAGAACCGCTTATTTGTGCATGCTGGTTTTACCAATTTAAATGGTGTGAAATGGGAATATTTTTCGAAACTATTCTATTGGGACAGAACACTTTGGGAAACAGCTCTTTCATTAGACCCAAAATTAAAGGAAGACGACATACACTATCCTAAAAGATTTACCGTTTATAAGGAAGTTTATATTGGTCACACCCCAGTTACCCGAATCGGCGAAACGGTTCCTGTGAATAGAGCTTGTGTTTGGAATGTAGATACTGGAGCAGCATTCAGAGGTCCGCTTACAATTTTAAACGTTGACACAAAAGAATACTGGCAAAGTGAACCCTTAAACGAACTCTATTTTAACGAAAAAGGTAGGAATTAG
- a CDS encoding DUF6646 family protein: MKKVITLLFLVTFGFVNAQEAFKGKGDIKVNVGANLQDGGSGIQGSVDFGLGENFSFGFVANYILGFDNFNGYYHGSSDLYHDADPDFSDRFDAKARINANLSSVIGVKELDVYPGLSLGLHNFGGHVGGRYFFTDGFGVFTEIGFPIAKYGSNNDPFYHLNNQATFSLGASFNL; this comes from the coding sequence ATGAAAAAGGTTATTACACTTTTGTTTTTAGTGACATTCGGATTTGTTAATGCTCAAGAAGCTTTCAAAGGAAAGGGAGATATTAAAGTAAACGTAGGTGCTAATTTACAAGATGGTGGTTCTGGAATTCAAGGTTCTGTTGATTTTGGTTTAGGAGAAAATTTCTCTTTTGGTTTTGTTGCTAATTATATCCTAGGATTTGATAATTTTAATGGTTACTACCACGGAAGTTCAGATCTTTATCACGATGCTGACCCAGATTTCTCAGATCGTTTTGATGCAAAAGCAAGAATCAATGCTAACTTATCTAGCGTAATTGGCGTAAAAGAATTAGACGTTTATCCTGGATTAAGCTTAGGTTTGCATAATTTCGGAGGTCATGTTGGAGGTCGTTATTTCTTCACTGACGGATTTGGTGTTTTCACAGAAATCGGATTCCCAATTGCAAAATACGGTTCAAACAATGATCCTTTTTATCATTTGAATAATCAAGCGACTTTTAGTTTAGGAGCTTCGTTTAATTTATAA